The genomic interval ccCATGTTCATCTTTTAAATTACGTCATCATCGTAATGTTATTTTCTATCCAAATCCATGATCCTAAagttcaaattaatttttttttgattttatctatatatatatatatatattttcttactCAATTACATAAATGTATACAGATAATTCATATCGTgcacaacaaaatatttattgatttaaaatacataaaaccATACCTAAACTAATATTAATTATCActaataaaatttgaacttgtaaaaaaaaagtaattgtgatattaaaaaatcatcaacattGAATCTAATATATCTAGAATactcaaatttaataatttatacaatCATCATATTCATTACAAAATCTTAATTGTAACATAATAGAACAAGTCATAAGTTTGTAATATACTATCACGAATCATCAAGTTTGACTTAAAAGTATAGTTATACCGTgagaatataaatataaaagaggACTACAAAACAAGGTAGCATAATAAAGTTAACAATCTATGAAAATTCCAATCATCTCAATTTTTATATGTGAAAACTATGAAATAATAAGAATGAAAAAATCTCAATGATTTCCTAAAAGAGGAatggaaaattttaaaaagtgtaTTTATGTCTGTAAAAATCAATGCAAATTTGATGTAATCAATTCAACATAACCATCACTAGTGCATTTTAACCTTATTACATCGTGGATATTAGATCGGTTGTTATACATCCAATGTAATAAGCAATACAgtggcaaatttgttattatgataaattttgttagatctattataattaaactgTTCTAAcataagtattaaaaaaaaaagtctaaaaaAAGAAACAGTAACAAATTTGTTACTATCACAACTTTTATTATATCTGTTATATCTTGACCGTTCtaacaagtatttttttttttaaaataaaaattccccttaattaaacaaaaaaattaaacaaacacgCGGCAACCCATTCCCATTATGGGTCCTTCTGCGTGTGTGTGAGCTTCATCTTTCACCCTTCAACACCAACTCATCCTTCAACTCTTCAGTGCTTTCATCTTCAACCTTCAGTCTTCCACGAATCGGATGAGCTTCATCCATTTTTCTCGACCAATTCATCCTTCAACCCTAATTCTCCCTCTCCACGACTCCAATTCATAACCGCTCTGATGACGAAGGACAAGTCCAATCTCGACGGCGCCGCCAGCTATTCGTCCAGACCTCTGTCCTCTTTCGTTAAAAAAGTCGATCTTCAAATTTTCACTCACGAGCTCCAGCAAAGAGAGACCGCAATAGTATCACGGAAGAAACTTGTTAAAGACACCAAGGTCAACAATGGATCCTTTTCTGCTACTGAGCAACTTCTAAAACTGAACCCTGTGCTCGAATCGCTCCTGTGAGTGATCCTCTATCCCCCCTATTTACTTTTCtgaaaatttatattgtatttGTGAGGTTTCGTATACGTTTGCATTGTGATTTTCTGTCAACGTAGTTGTATGCTAATTTTGTAACGGTTTAGCTGAATAACTATTTGAATTGCTGGTTGAAGTTCTACTATTAGACTTCAATTTTATTAGGTTGAATTGTTGTGGCTATTTTAATTTTGGTGGATTTTATCGAACTCCATGTTAGTTGTATTCATTTAAAGTGATATATAAGAGTAAATATGTGTGTATGTAAATATTTACATGTGCCAGATGCTTGTTCGCTGTGATGTTATTGTTTTGAGTTTACTCTCAATTCATTTGAAAATCTTGTTTTATAACACAAAATTGAGATATATTACGGAGTCAAGGTAATACTGGCTTTGATCGAGTATTGCGTGTTTTATGgtttagtattttattatttttcatctgAGTATTTGTGATCTAAATCCTCATATATTTGTtggattttctttaaaattgtaTATGGTTTTGTTCTTAACTATTTATTGCTTATAATTTATCATtggattttattattaatttagggTTGGCGAGGAACTTGTGGACCAGAAGAGATATCTCGAATACTCTTGCAAACCAAAGTGTGTGAAACCATTACTTGAATATCTGGTGTGATTTCTTGAATTGTATAATAATTAACTGGATCGTTTGAAGTTGAGCTTTATTCTTAATGAagtcaagttttttttttctttttgattttaaaattgagagtAGAAATGTGCTGCATTTGGTTTATGCATTTACAGATTTACAGGTTGATTACATTACCCTTTTTGCACCTGTAAAATTTATTTCGTGGCCTacttaaaactataattaaagcATTAGAGAAAGTTGAGTGTAATGAGAATTTGAAAGAATGGAGTACTAGAAAGAGTCAACAAATGAAGATAACTATGGTTTGACAAGTTATATGTAAGTACAAAGGGACTTATATTCAAAGCCaatattatataaaacaaaagCATGAAAAATAACATTGAAATAACAATTAGGAACTTATCTTACCACAATCCTTATGGTGATGGAGACTGCATATATCTGCAATCACGACAACTATCaagttaatttcaaataaataataaaaatcaagaaagcGGTTAATTAAGTTATTACTGGATATTACATTCATAATGATTGGTGGCCTGAACAATATATTTACCTGATGATGCTATTTTCTAGGGGTCATGCTTTCATATTGAGGCTATGTAATATATAAAAGTAGAAAGATCGATTTCTTctatgataataatataaaggaGAAGAGGAAATTGCATACTCAactgtataattttttatcctTTGAAATATAGCCCGGCTAGTTAACACGGCACTAATAATAACACTTAAGCCAGGCTCGGTTAAGACTAGATCAACAGCACTTCTTGCAGCATTTGTAGCATCTGACACAACTATTCCAATATCTGCTTTCTTCAATGTTGGGGCATCATTTGCTCCATCTCCAGTCATTCCCACaacatgttgtttttcttgtaaaattttaactatttcatATTTGTGTTCTGAAAGTATGCATTGATAAACTAATCATTGAACAAATTTGGTGAAATAGAAGCACTTACGAAAGTGATAGGTTACCCATCCGCAAAATCACACTTCTTATTTGGatagaaaatatgaaataatgcTGACTGTGGATTACTATTAAGCATAATTCATATCTGATCATTAAATTATCTGTTTGGATTATAGGTTATTGGAAGCTGAAAGGTGGAACAAACAAAGATCAATTGCATAAGATTTTCTACTACTAAGaggatttaattttgtttgttgGGATAGTGAGGtatttctctttatttgttTACTTTATGTTTGTAGTTCTTTATTATTCTGACATAATGGAAATGATAGGAAAGAAGAGAGTGAAGCATATATGATCTGAGTTTCTGaaatatcaaattcaaataCCAGGAAATACACTAGCAAAGCCATCTGCCTTTTCAATGAGCTCGTCTACTAGGAGAGCTTCATTCTCATCTTTTTCACAACCCAACAAAGACGAAGAAGGGAACATATTTGTACCCATGCCAAGTCTTCTGCCCGTCTCCTTTGCAATATCCAACTGATCTCCTGCATTGACATGTAAACTGTCTCGTCAAGACTTCAACATTTCAAAAAGCATACCAACAAAATTAGCTGACATAGTAATATCTAACCAGATTATACTTATAGACACAttttataattctattttaataatctttcttctaattttaaatacaaCTAATTTTGCACCAGGCTCTTCTTTCTGGATGTTCTGCAGGCGGCCTAACGACTATTATACACTGCGTTGAATTTCGAGGTCTCTTTCCAAGGACTACTAAAGTGAAATGTCTAAGTGATGCAGGCTTGTTTCTTGATTTGTAAGCGACCAACTGCAGGATTGATATAGAACCTTTTTTTACCATCATTATAGAACTTTTTTGTTCTTTAGTTAGTTCTTAATTGTTGTTTGCTTTCAAATTATAGAATTGATATATCTGACGAGCGTACCCTCAGGAATATGTACAATGGTGTTGTAGGTTTTCAGGTATTGCACTAATCATGAAACTACCAATTTATTGCAAATAGTTTATATgcttttagaaatttaaatctCACATGGTTAATGATACCAAACTTTGTATATTTTACTGACATTTACAGTTGCAATGTAGTGGTTGTGGTAGACTTTATGTAGTAGTCAAATTATCGTATCTGCAGAATTTTGTGTAGTGTAAATCTTTAATTTAGTCCTCCAAAGATTATGTACATTTGATATGAGAATGTAGCCGTCAGAAAGTTTTTTGTCTCTAAATTAGTCCTTAAAAATGTGAACTTGGTGACAGTTTTTTGTATCTTTGTAGGGCTAATATGATGAGACTGTAATTTGAGGGACTAATCTGGTAAGAGGTCTGGTGTGGTGTAGGCAGGCTTTGCAGAATTAACATCAAACATAATGAGTCCTCCTTTGCCGAAAAGACCACATTGACCTCCCTCTTCTTGACAAAATTGTATAAGAGTCCTCAACACCGCAGCCACAACGACATTTGTAAAGAATGTGCGCCATAGAAGAGCACTCGTCCACCATGAAGTTGCTTCTTCCGGTGCGAAAAGGACACCACCAACTGGGGCACGAAAGGTAGCAGCAACACTTGCAACTGCTCCACACGTGATTAAATCCCTTCTATCTCTATCATTTTTGAAGTATCTGAGCCATTTCCAGGTCAGTCCATATTTTCTTGAACCATAGATAACTCCCCATAGATAATGTATACATTATCAAATTACTATGatttatgaaaaagaaaataaaacacattcatacattcttaaaaaaatgCACATTAGAAATTGATGCAcaatttttcacattttttaacTACATAACTCAATATTTATATGCATGATCATTAAGAAAACAcacattaaaaagttaaaaaagaaGTTGTTCAAGAATTCCATAACTCTTCCTCTTTCATTTAAAAGAGCTTTATGAGATAAGCAAAGTTAAATAGGCCTTATTATACCCTAGTTTGGTTGTGGTGTTAATATTAATAGATCTTCATAATTTCTAATGGTTAAACTCTAAACTAAATCTTTATAGAAAAATTCcgataataataaattattaaaaccCAACAAAACCTATAAATTCGAATGCAACCAAACCAAATATATATCCATCAAACAAACAAAGATgtcaaaaaaaatgaaaaaaaaatagataacaagaaaatataatttataatcggcaaaaaattaaaaatcataacttaTGAACCAATCATATTAATGTAACTAATACATAGGAGATGTGTTTTTCTCAAACACATTGATTGGAATAACAATAAAACTTAGGTTCAAACTTATAGTGTTTCCTTTCACTTGGTGGTGGACTATAGGGTTTGCAACAAGGGGATTAGTACATATCATTGGCACACATTCTATTGTTGGTCTTCCAGAACAAGGTGGTAAACTTGCTTGTACATTGTCAATATAAGC from Cicer arietinum cultivar CDC Frontier isolate Library 1 chromosome 5, Cicar.CDCFrontier_v2.0, whole genome shotgun sequence carries:
- the LOC113784521 gene encoding uncharacterized protein, which codes for MTKDKSNLDGAASYSSRPLSSFVKKVDLQIFTHELQQRETAIVSRKKLVKDTKVNNGSFSATEQLLKLNPVLESLLVGEELVDQKRYLEYSCKPKCVKPLLEYLVIGS